AATGGTCGAGGTCTACGCCGCCGATACCGCGGAAGAAACCCTGCGCCGACTCGATGAAGCGAACGGCGAATGGGCCGAAAAAGCCGCAAAAGCCATGCGCCGCAACTCCCCACACAGCATCAAAGTTACGGAAGAAGCACTCAATCGCAACGAGGGCCGCGACCTGGCTGAAGCGCTGAACCAGGAGTTTTGGGTTTCGCTGAACCTGCAGCGCTTCCCGGATTTCGTCGAAGGTGTGCGCGCGCAAATCATTGACAAGGACCGCTCGCCGGCGTGGGAACATGACTGTCTCGAAAACGTTCCCGCCGACACCGTTTCTGCGATGTTTGAACCGATCGAAGGCCAAACCCCGCCGTCATTTACAACCTCTTAGGAGCAACCACCATGAGCACTGACAACATTGTCATCGAAACCCGTGGCCGCGTCGGCCTGATCACCTTGAACCGTCCGAAAGCGCTCAACGCGCTGAACAAAGAAACCATGGAACAAGTCACCTCCGCTGTGAGCGAATTTGACCGCGACGAGGGCATCGGCGCAATCGTCATCACGGGCTCTGAGAAGGCCTTCGCGGCCGGCGCCGACATCAAAGAAATGTCCTCGAAGGGAGCCACGGAGATGTACACCTCCGACTGGTTCGCAGGATGGGATGAGCTGACTTACGCCCGCACTCCGATCATCGCCGCCGTCAACGGCTACGCCTTGGGAGGCGGCTGTGAGCTCGCCATGATGTGCGACTTTATTATTGCTGGCGACGGTGCGAAGTTCGGCCAGCCCGAGGTTAATCTTGGCGTCACCCCGGGGATGGGTGGCTCGCAGCGGCTAACCCGCGCCGTCGGCAAGGCAAAGGCCATGGAAATGTGCCTTACGGGCCGGATGATGGACGCCGCAGAAGCCGAACGCTCAGGTCTTGTCGCCCGCGTTGTGCCAGCAGCAGAGCTTTTGGACACGGCCCTCGACACAGCCGAGACTATCGCCGCAAAATCTGCGGTGGCCACAACCATGATCAAAGAGCAGATCAACGCGGTTGGTGAGTCCACACTCTCGCAGGGTCTGCTGTTCGAGCGCCGCACCTTCCACTCGATCTTCGCCTCCCACGATCAAAAGGAGGGGATGGCGGCGTTTGTGGACAAACGTGACGCCAACTTCACCCACTCCTAAGGCTCTTCCACGAACTCCCCGGCGGCGCGCCGCAGCGCGGCCGTCGTATCCACGACCTGACGGTGCTGCTGCTCCGTCAGGTCGATTTCTTCGAAGTACCGGCTCAGCACTGGCCCGGCCGAAGCAGCTAAGGCGATGCCCTGATCGGTGATGGAAACCAACGTGGAGCGGCGGTCGTGTTTCGAAGGCGTCCGCGCGACAAGCCCTTCCTTTTCCAGACGGTGAACGGTGTGGGTAAGCGAGGCGGGCGGCACATGCAGACGCGAGCTGATCTTTGACATGGGCAGACCACCCGAACGAGTCCACGCCAATAAGGTCAACAGCTCGAACTGGTTGAAGGTGATGCGGAAGGGCGAAAGCGCATCCTCGGCGCCAGCGCGCAGGAGGTGTGCTGCACGGGCGAGGGACGACACGGTGCTCAGCCCTCGGGCTGCCTTTTCGGAGTAGTGAGTGGCCCACTGGCGGTGGGCCTCTGCCAGGCTGTCGATCCGAGGGGGAGTTTTAGGCATGAACTAAATCTTATTCGCCCGACCCCTTCAGGCTGGGGAAATCGGTGTCGGCAAACTCGGTGGAGGCCGTGGTTTGCCCACCGTCGGCCGAGTGGATTTCATTTTCGCGCTTGCGCAGCTCGACGCGGCGGATTTTGCCCGAGATCGTCTTCGGCAGCTCATAAAACTCGAGGCGCCGGATGCGCTTGTAGGGGGCCAGGTTCTCGCGGCAATGCTTCAGAATCGACTCTGCGACCTCGGCGGTCGGCTCATAGCCAGGAGCAAGCGCGACGTAGGCCTTCGGCACTGCCAGGCGAATTGGGTCGGGGGAGGGCACAACCGCTACCTCAGTCACGGCCGGGTGCTCGATGACCACGGATTCCAACTCGAAGGGAGACAAACGGTAGTCGGAAGCCTTAAACACATCGTCGGCGCGGCCGATGTAGAAGATGTAGCCGTCCTCGTCTCGCTCGGCGGTATCCCCCGTGTGGTAGTAACCGTTGCGAAACACCTCGGCGTTTTTCTCCTCGTCGCCGAAATAGCCTGGGGTCAAGCCAACGGGGCGTGGATCCAGCTTGAGGCAGATCTCACCCGAGTCACCGATTTCGTCGGTGGCCGGGTCAATCAACGCGACTTCCCAGCCCGGCAGCGGCCGGCCCATCGAGCCGGGTTTGACCCGCTGCCCGGGGGTGTTGGCGATCTGCAAAGTAGTCTCGGTCTGGCCGAATCCGTCGCGCACGGAGGTCTGCCAAGCCCTTTCAATGGTGGAGATGAGCTCGGGGTTGAGCGGTTCGCCAGCAGCAACAAGCTTCTTCGGGGGATTTTTCATCCGGGTGAGGTCAGCTTGGATCAGCATGCGCCACACGGTCGGCGGTGCGCAGAAGCTGGTTACGCCCTCCGCTTCCATGGTGTCCATCAGCGCTGGGGCGTCGAAGCGTGAGTAGTTATAAAGAAAGACCGTCGCCCCCGCGATCCACGGCGCGAAAAAGTTCGACCATGCGTGCTTGGCCCAGCCTGGTGCGGCGACGTTGAGATGCACGTCGCCTGGCTCTAATCCAATCCAGTACATAGTGGTCAGATGCCCTACCGGGTAGGACGTGTGGGTGTGCTCTACGAGCTTGGCCTTCGAAGTGGTGCCCGAGGTGAAATAAAGCAGCAGCGGCTCATCAGCGCGGGTCTTTTGCGTCGGCTCGAAGGCGGCGGGACCTTTGAAGGAGTCCGCGTAGAACAAGGTGGGGTGTGCATCTTGGGCGGCAATGTCGCTGCCCACCTGGATCACAGTGAAATCACCGGGTACCTCGCGCAGCTTCTCGGCATCCTCGTCATTAACAATCACCCAAGAAATATTTGCTCGGGTGGTGCGGTCTTCTAGGTCCACCGCTCCCAGCATCGTGGTTGCCGGGTTGAGCACAAATCCGCCTTTGATGCAGGCGAGCATCGACTCCCACAGTTCGACCTGGTTGTTGAGCATGAGCATGACGCGGTCGCCGCGCTTGAGGCCTTGGTCAACCAACCAGGTGGCCAATTGGGAAGAACGCGCAGAGAGCTCTGCGAAGGTGCGTCGCGTGGTTGTACCGTCGGTCTCGCTGATTACTAGAGCTTCGCGGTCCCGGGAAGTGGGATCGGAGCCGAGGTAATCGAACCAGTCGAGGGCGAAGTTGAAGTGCTCGAAGATGGGCCACTCAAAGTTTTCGCGGGCGGCGTCGTAATCGGTTTGGAACGAGACGAGCTTGTCGCGGGCCGCTTTGAATTGTTGTGTTGGCGAAGTCATAGTGCGGAAAAACGCTCCTTCTGGCATTGGGGCGGTCTACACGAGCCATGTGATCAGGCGCGCGTTCCACTCGACTGTAGTTCGAATTCGAAGCAATAACTACGGTTAAAGGAAAAAATTTTTGGGGAGGAAGGTTTGAAGCGCCTTAGTTGCGTGTCACCCCCCGCAGGATCAGCCTTCCAAGCTCCCGGTAGGCGTCGGCGGTAGAGATC
The Corynebacterium sp. BD556 genome window above contains:
- a CDS encoding MarR family winged helix-turn-helix transcriptional regulator — protein: MPKTPPRIDSLAEAHRQWATHYSEKAARGLSTVSSLARAAHLLRAGAEDALSPFRITFNQFELLTLLAWTRSGGLPMSKISSRLHVPPASLTHTVHRLEKEGLVARTPSKHDRRSTLVSITDQGIALAASAGPVLSRYFEEIDLTEQQHRQVVDTTAALRRAAGEFVEEP
- a CDS encoding enoyl-CoA hydratase, producing the protein MSTDNIVIETRGRVGLITLNRPKALNALNKETMEQVTSAVSEFDRDEGIGAIVITGSEKAFAAGADIKEMSSKGATEMYTSDWFAGWDELTYARTPIIAAVNGYALGGGCELAMMCDFIIAGDGAKFGQPEVNLGVTPGMGGSQRLTRAVGKAKAMEMCLTGRMMDAAEAERSGLVARVVPAAELLDTALDTAETIAAKSAVATTMIKEQINAVGESTLSQGLLFERRTFHSIFASHDQKEGMAAFVDKRDANFTHS
- a CDS encoding AMP-binding protein, coding for MTSPTQQFKAARDKLVSFQTDYDAARENFEWPIFEHFNFALDWFDYLGSDPTSRDREALVISETDGTTTRRTFAELSARSSQLATWLVDQGLKRGDRVMLMLNNQVELWESMLACIKGGFVLNPATTMLGAVDLEDRTTRANISWVIVNDEDAEKLREVPGDFTVIQVGSDIAAQDAHPTLFYADSFKGPAAFEPTQKTRADEPLLLYFTSGTTSKAKLVEHTHTSYPVGHLTTMYWIGLEPGDVHLNVAAPGWAKHAWSNFFAPWIAGATVFLYNYSRFDAPALMDTMEAEGVTSFCAPPTVWRMLIQADLTRMKNPPKKLVAAGEPLNPELISTIERAWQTSVRDGFGQTETTLQIANTPGQRVKPGSMGRPLPGWEVALIDPATDEIGDSGEICLKLDPRPVGLTPGYFGDEEKNAEVFRNGYYHTGDTAERDEDGYIFYIGRADDVFKASDYRLSPFELESVVIEHPAVTEVAVVPSPDPIRLAVPKAYVALAPGYEPTAEVAESILKHCRENLAPYKRIRRLEFYELPKTISGKIRRVELRKRENEIHSADGGQTTASTEFADTDFPSLKGSGE